One genomic region from Ficedula albicollis isolate OC2 unplaced genomic scaffold, FicAlb1.5 N00412, whole genome shotgun sequence encodes:
- the LOC101805771 gene encoding leucine-rich repeat-containing protein 4B-like, which produces MVCARREGITTPPGLTHFWPHQPDALSHTVENWFHFYLADGFHILKILWAIAFIRFSRFILPDTQVIRTDTFKHLRHLEILQLSRNLVRKVEVGAFNGLPNLNTLELFDNRLTTVPTQAFEYLSKLRELWLRNNPIESIPSYAFNRVPSLRRLDLGELKRLEYISEAAFEGLVNLRYLNLGMCNLKEIPNLTALVRLEELELSGNRLGRVRPGSFQGLGSLRKLWLMHARVAAVERNAFDDLKALEELNLAHNELASLPHDLFAPLHRLERVHLHHNPWRCDCDVLWLSWWLRETVPSNTSCCARCHAPPALVPDWHIVDVEVTAVAEGGRALTVTSSRRNPAGQGDVTGSATHPIRELSNLSSPRRKRQRRHCGGGGGERRHCGGGEGGGS; this is translated from the exons atggtatgtgccagGAGAGAAGGAATCACCACTCCACCCGGTTTaacacatttctggccacatcaacccgACGCACTCAGCCACACGGTAGAAAACTGGTTTCATTTCTATCTCGCTgatggtttccatattctcaaaatcttGTGGGCAATCGCGTTTATAAGGTTTTCCCGATTCATCCTCCCCGACACGCAGGTGATCCGCACGGACACCTTCAAGCACCTGCGGCACCTGGAGATCCTCCAGCTCAGCCGGAATCTGGTGCGGAAGGTGGAGGTGGGCGCCTTCAACGGGCTGCCCAACCTGAACACGCTGGAGCTGTTCGACAACCGGCTGACCACGGTGCCCACGCAGGCCTTCGAGTACCTGTCCAAGCTGCgggagctgtggctgaggaACAACCCCATCGAGAGCATCCCCAGCTACGCCTTCAACCGCGTGCCCTCGCTGCGCCGCCTCGACCTGGGCGAGCTCAAGCGCCTCGAGTACATCTCGGAGGCCGCCTTCGAGGGGCTGGTCAACCTGCGCTACCTCAACCTGGGCATGTGCAACCTCAAGGAGATCCCCAACCTGACGGCGCTGGTGcggctggaggagctggagctgtcgGGGAACCGGCTGGGCCGGGTGCGGCCGGGCTCGTTccaggggctgggcagcctgAGGAAGCTGTGGCTGATGCACGCGCGGGTGGCGGCGGTGGAGAGGAACGCCTTCGACGACCTGAAGGCGCTGGAGGAGCTGAACCTGGCGCACAACGAGCTGGCCTCGCTGCCCCACGACCTGTTCGCGCCGCTGCACCGGCTGGAGCGCGTGCACCTGCACCACAACCCCTGGCGCTGCGACTGCGACgtgctgtggctgagctggtggCTGCGCGAGACGGTGCCCAGCAACACGAGCTGCTGCGCGCGCTGCCACGCGCCGCCGgcgct tgtccccgaCTGGCACATCGTGGACGTGGAGGTGACCGCGGTGGCCGAGGGCGGCCGCGCCCTCACTGTCACCAGCAGCCGCCGCAACCCCGCGGGGCAGGGAGACGTCACCGGCAGCGCCaccc acccaattcGGGAGCTCTCCAATCTCTCCTCGCCGCGGCGAAAGCGGCAGCGCCGCCATtgcgggggcggggggggggagCGCCGCCATTGCgggggcggggagggggggggCAGTTAA